The proteins below are encoded in one region of Lactuca sativa cultivar Salinas chromosome 3, Lsat_Salinas_v11, whole genome shotgun sequence:
- the LOC111907541 gene encoding probable receptor-like protein kinase At5g24010, which produces MSIRITSLLLISLAVVSAFSPADHYLIDCGTTEPTVVDLDHRTFTQDGSSAVLSATKSFGLKNSNPDPSLSPIYHTARVFTKPSDYKFKIKEKGTHLVRIHFHRFGFKNIGGTCHDQFHVSANGYVLLHNFAAPKGSPIIKDFLIWVDDDELVIRFMPADRSSFAFVNAIEVISAPKDLIPDEYVSSDQNDRINIRHAYETMYRINVGGVKVTPFNDSLWRNWVPDDKFLKLSDASLKSYSKIHFDGRIQYHLGGASREVGPDNMYNSARMISSLNDSIPKLNMTWVFPVEKRFSYLVRLHFCDIASISLGMIYFNVYLNGNLAYENVDLSTLTNYVLASPFYADFVVDPEKFSDAIRVEIGPSNLSRSHAVDGILNGLEIFKMDNSWRSLNGEVCVDQLESKNRSNGQMSRLLSLTGAVCLLAIAFLVMRRKTEVKDSFGWSRVPVDVSEIDLKSSFPKSNGVEV; this is translated from the coding sequence ATGTCGATCCGAATTACATCTCTTCTTCTTATTTCCCTCGCCGTTGTCTCCGCTTTCTCCCCCGCTGATCACTACCTCATCGACTGTGGCACCACCGAACCCACGGTGGTTGACCTAGACCACCGGACGTTCACCCAAGATGGATCGTCTGCGGTACTCTCAGCAACGAAATCATTCGGATTAAAGAACTCGAACCCAGATCCCAGTTTGTCCCCAATTTATCACACTGCTAGGGTTTTCACGAAACCCTCAGATTACAAGTtcaaaatcaaagaaaaaggGACGCACCTGGTACGTATTCATTTTCATAGATTCGGTTTCAAGAATATTGGTGGTACTTGTCATGATCAATTTCATGTTTCTGCTAATGGATACGTGCTATTACACAATTTCGCTGCCCCAAAAGGAAGCCCTATAATTAAGGACTTTTTGATTTGGGTTGATGATGATGAGCTCGTGATTAGGTTTATGCCAGCAGATAGATCTAGTTTTGCATTTGTTAACGCGATTGAGGTGATTTCTGCTCCTAAAGATTTGATTCCCGATGAGTATGTGAGTTCTGATCAAAATGATAGGATCAATATCAGACACGCATATGAGACTATGTATAGGATCAATGTTGGTGGTGTAAAAGTAACTCCTTTTAATGATTCCTTATGGAGAAATTGGGTTCCTGATGATAAGTTCTTGAAACTTTCTGATGCTTCTTTAAAAAGTTACAGTAAAATTCACTTTGATGGTCGAATTCAGTACCATTTAGGTGGTGCAAGCCGTGAAGTTGGTCCTGATAACATGTACAACAGTGCAAGAATGATTTCTAGTTTGAATGATTCAATCCCAAAACTGAATATGACATGGGTTTTCCCTGTAGAAAAGCGTTTTAGCTATCTTGTGAGGTTACATTTCTGTGATATTGCAAGCATTTCTCTTGGAATGATATATTTCAATGTGTATCTAAACGGGAATTTAGCTTATGAGAATGTGGATCTTTCAACCCTCACAAACTATGTGCTAGCTTCACCTTTCTATGCTGACTTTGTGGTTGACCCTGAGAAGTTTTCTGATGCAATAAGAGTTGAAATCGGGCCTTCAAATTTGAGCAGATCACATGCTGTTGATGGTATCTTAAACGGGTTAGAGATATTTAAGATGGATAATTCATGGAGGAGTCTTAATGGTGAAGTGTGTGTTGACCAGTTGGAGTCAAAGAACAGGTCAAATGGTCAAATGAGTCGTTTACTATCATTGACTGGTGCAGTATGTTTGTTGGCAATTGCATTTCTGGTTATGCGAAGAAAAACTGAGGTCAAAGATTCTTTTGGGTGGTCAAGAGTACCCGTTGATGTGTCTGAAATTGATCTTAAATCTAGCTTTCCAAAGTCTAATGGGGTTGAGGtttaa
- the LOC111907543 gene encoding uncharacterized protein LOC111907543 isoform X2 has translation MDLDDIFGPSLNLEDTHLNEGYQEGYKTGFASGKDDGHEVGIKTGFITGEELGFYRGCIDVWTSVIQIEPTCFSTRVQKKIKEMDELVSKYPILDPENENVTDIMGLLRLKFRAICATLNMKLEYKGYPKASEPNEIQF, from the coding sequence ATGGATCTTGATGACATATTTGGTCCTTCACTAAATTTAGAAGACACCCACTTAAACGAAGGCTATCAAGAAGGCTACAAGACTGGTTTTGCTTCAGGAAAAGACGATGGACATGAAGTTGGAATAAAAACCGGGTTCATAACTGgtgaagaattagggttttatagAGGTTGCATTGATGTTTGGACCTCTGTGATTCAAATTGAACCCACATGTTTCTCGACCCGGGTTCAAAAAAAGATTAAAGAAATGGATGAATTGGTGTCAAAATATCCGATTTTGGACCCTGAAAATGAGAATGTAACGGATATTATGGGATTGTTAAGGTTGAAATTTCGGGCTATTTGTGCAactttaaatatgaaattggagTATAAAGGGTACCCGAAGGCATCAGAACCGAATGAGATTCAGTTTTGA
- the LOC111907543 gene encoding uncharacterized protein LOC111907543 isoform X1, which translates to MLLFSAIHPINISKMKSGLVSISTCYMDLDDIFGPSLNLEDTHLNEGYQEGYKTGFASGKDDGHEVGIKTGFITGEELGFYRGCIDVWTSVIQIEPTCFSTRVQKKIKEMDELVSKYPILDPENENVTDIMGLLRLKFRAICATLNMKLEYKGYPKASEPNEIQF; encoded by the exons ATGCTACTATTTTCAGCAATTCACCCCATTAACATATCAAAAATGAAGTCAGGCCTTGTTTCT ATTAGCACTTGCTATATGGATCTTGATGACATATTTGGTCCTTCACTAAATTTAGAAGACACCCACTTAAACGAAGGCTATCAAGAAGGCTACAAGACTGGTTTTGCTTCAGGAAAAGACGATGGACATGAAGTTGGAATAAAAACCGGGTTCATAACTGgtgaagaattagggttttatagAGGTTGCATTGATGTTTGGACCTCTGTGATTCAAATTGAACCCACATGTTTCTCGACCCGGGTTCAAAAAAAGATTAAAGAAATGGATGAATTGGTGTCAAAATATCCGATTTTGGACCCTGAAAATGAGAATGTAACGGATATTATGGGATTGTTAAGGTTGAAATTTCGGGCTATTTGTGCAactttaaatatgaaattggagTATAAAGGGTACCCGAAGGCATCAGAACCGAATGAGATTCAGTTTTGA